From the Erythrolamprus reginae isolate rEryReg1 chromosome Z, rEryReg1.hap1, whole genome shotgun sequence genome, one window contains:
- the LOC139153959 gene encoding olfactory receptor 13A1-like — MEINNESAIYKTKFRLLGLSSIPGYQMFIFWIFAFMYVSALTSNFFLILAISICSKLHTPMYFLLVNLSVANVCTISVSIPNMLQNILSQKRTISFSGCLIQVFLSLWALGTEILLLSIMAFDRYAAICQPLHYMVIMKKGICIGLATGAWIVGMASAAVNAGLLLRLSFCDSKDINHFFCELHPLWKLSCSDITLNETMSLAADVTFTVSGCIPILTSYLLILRTVIKIQSVKGKKKAFSTCSSHLLAVSVYFSTLMYIYAKPSSPKDEEEYKNIAIIYSVIIPVLNPMIYSLRNKEVKETLIKLLWRKKNFQQK, encoded by the coding sequence ATGGAAATTAATAATGAAAGTGCTATTTATAAAACTAAGTTCAGGTTACTGGGTTTGTCCAGTATACCTGGGTATCAGATGTTCATCTTTTGGATATTTGCTTTCATGTATGTATCAGCTTTGACTAGCAACTTCTTCCTGATTCTTGCCATTAGCATTTGTAGCAAACTCCACACACCTATGTACTTCCTTTTGGTCAACCTCTCTGTGGCCAATGTTTGCACTATCTCTGTGTCAATTCCCAACATGCTTCAGAACATTTTGAGCCAAAAACGGACCATATCATTTTCAGGATGTCTTATTCAAGTATTTCTTTCACTTTGGGCACTGGGGACAGAGATTCTCTTACTTTCCATTATGGCTTTTGATCGGTATGCTGCTATTTGCCAACCATTACATTACATGGTCATTATGAAGAAAGGTATATGCATCGGATTAGCCACTGGAGCCTGGATTGTAGGAATGGCTAGTGCTGCAGTTAATGCTGGTCTTTTGCTAAGGTTGTCTTTCTGTGACTCTAAAGATATCAACCATTTTTTCTGTGAACTGCATCCACTGTGGAAACTGTCTTGCTCTGACATCACTCTTAATGAAACAATGTCATTGGCAGCTGATGTGACCTTCACAGTGAGTGGCTGCATTCCTATACTAACATCTTATCTACTTATTTTGAGAACTGTTATAAAGATCCAATCAgtcaaagggaaaaagaaagcatTCTCTACTTGTTCCTCCCATCTACTAGCAGTAAGTGTTTATTTTTCGACACTTATGTACATATATGCTAAGCCTTCCTCTCCCAAAGATGAAGAGGAATACAAGAATATTGCCATAATTTACTCTGTCATAATCCCAGTGCTCAATCCAATGATATATTCCCTTAGAAATAAAGAAGTTAAAGAGACTCTAATAAAATTGTTATGGAGAAAGAAAAATTTCCAGCAAAAATGA